One part of the Prunus persica cultivar Lovell chromosome G5, Prunus_persica_NCBIv2, whole genome shotgun sequence genome encodes these proteins:
- the LOC18776084 gene encoding caffeic acid 3-O-methyltransferase → MKEKQVTKMATNEEEEIHSQYAMQLASASLVPMVLKAAIELGVFDILHRAGPGALLSATQIASLLPSNNNPGADLVLDRMLRLLSAYSVLACSVTSHQTDGEALRLYGLSPVSKYFIKNQDGVSLAPLLYLCNDKVTIDSWFHLKDAVLEGGLPFSQAYGMNVVEYVGKDERFRGVFKDSMKEFNPIFMKKILETYKGFVGLKTLVDVGGGDGTILNMIISMYPAIKGFNYDLPSVVEKSPSHPGIEHIAGDMFVRIPKGDAVFMKWMLHGWDDKHCLMILKNCYEALPDHGKVILVDMVVPEAPETSLSASSLFQFDVYLMNTNAMGKERTEKELESLAKEAGFSNIRVACSAFTFSVVELFKNV, encoded by the exons ATGAAGGAAAAACAGGTGACAAAAATGGCCAccaatgaagaagaggaaattcACTCCCAATATGCTATGCAATTAGCAAGCGCATCACTTGTGCCTATGGTGCTCAAAGCAGCCATAGAGCTTGGAGTGTTTGACATACTGCACAGAGCTGGCCCTGGAGCCCTGCTTTCAGCCACCCAAATAGCATCTCTGCTTCCCTCTAACAACAACCCAGGTGCCGATTTGGTTCTTGATCGTATGCTTCGCCTTCTGTCTGCTTACTCTGTTCTCGCTTGCTCTGTCACCTCACACCAAACTGATGGGGAGGCTCTCAGGCTTTATGGGCTGTCACCTGTCTCCAAATATTTCATCAAAAACCAAGATGGTGTGTCATTGGCACCTTTACTATATTTGTGCAATGACAAGGTCACCATAGATAGCTG GTTCCATTTGAAAGATGCAGTTTTGGAAGGAGGGCTTCCATTTAGCCAGGCCTATGGAATGAATGTGGTGGAGTACGTTGGGAAGGATGAAAGATTTCGGGGAGTGTTCAAGGACTCAATGAAAGAGTTCAACCCCATTTTTATGAAGAAGATTTTGGAGACTTATAAGGGTTTTGTAGGTCTAAAAACACTTGTAGATgtgggtggtggtgatggtacTATCCTTAACATGATAATCTCCATGTACCCTGCCATCAAGGGTTTCAACTATGATTTGCCTTCTGTTGTAGAAAAGTCTCCCTCCCATCCTG GTATAGAGCACATTGCAGGAGATATGTTCGTAAGGATTCCGAAAGGAGATGCCGTTTTCATGAAG TGGATGCTACATGGCTGGGATGACAAACATTGCTTGATGATACTGAAGAATTGCTATGAGGCCTTGCCAGACCATGGGAAAGTGATACTGGTGGATATGGTGGTACCAGAAGCCCCTGAAACTAGTCTTTCTGCTAGCAGTTTGTTTCAGTTTGATGTGTACCTGATGAACACTAATGCGATGGGAAAGGAGAGAACAGAGAAAGAATTAGAAAGTTTGGCAAAAGAAGCAGGGTTTTCAAACATTCGAGTTGCATGTTCTGCTTTTACTTTTTCAGTCGTTGAGCTGTTTAAAAACGTGTAA
- the LOC18778063 gene encoding protein DMR6-LIKE OXYGENASE 2 has product MATATKLLLTDLMSGVNHVPSNYVRPISDRPNLSDVQISDASIPLIDLKDLHGHNHSNIIKQIGLACQTDGFFQVKNHGVPEEMIKDMLSIAREFFKLPESERLKMYSDDPSKTTRLSTSFNVRTEKLSNWRDFLRLHCYPLEDYVQEWPNNPPSFREQVGEYCTTVRGLVLRLLGAISESLGLEKNYIVEALGKQGQHMALNYYPPCPEPELTYGLPGHTDCNLITILLQDDVAGLQVLRNGKWVAVNPIPNTFIVNIGDMMQVISNDKYKSVLHRAVVNCNSERISIPTFYCPSPDAVIGPAKDLISHDQPAMYRNFTYAEYFEKFWNRGLATECCLDLFKPN; this is encoded by the exons ATGGCCACAGCAACAAAGCTACTGCTAACAGACCTCATGTCTGGTGTGAACCATGTCCCCTCAAACTACGTTAGGCCCATCTCTGACCGTCCAAATCTCTCTGATGTTCAGATATCAGATGCCTCCATTCCTCTCATTGATCTCAAGGACCTCCATGGCCACAACCACTCTAATATTATCAAACAGATTGGCCTAGCTTGCCAAACTGATGGTTTCTTTCAG GTGAAAAATCATGGGGTGCCAGAGGAAATGATCAAAGACATGTTAAGTATAGCAAGAGAGTTTTTCAAGTTGCCAGAGAGTGAGAGGTTGAAGATGTACTCAGATGACCCTTCAAAGACCACAAGGCTTTCCACTAGTTTCAATGTCAGGACTGAAAAACTTTCCAACTGGAGGGACTTTCTGAGACTCCATTGCTACCCTCTTGAAGACTATGTCCAAGAATGGCCTAACAATCCCCCATCATTCAG GGAGCAAGTGGGTGAGTATTGCACAACTGTGAGAGGGCTGGTGCTGAGATTGCTTGGGGCCATATCAGAAAGCTTGGGCTTAGAAAAGAACTATATTGTTGAGGCATTAGGCAAGCAAGGCCAGCATATGGCTTTGAATTACTATCCACCCTGTCCAGAACCAGAGCTTACATATGGATTGCCTGGACATACAGATTGTAACCTAATCACCATccttctccaagatgatgtgGCTGGATTGCAGGTCCTTAGAAATGGCAAGTGGGTTGCTGTCAACCCCATTCCCAACACTTTTATTGTCAATATTGGTGATATGATGCAg GTAATTAGCAATGATAAGTACAAAAGTGTGCTGCACAGAGCTGTGGTTAACTGCAACTCTGAGAGAATATCAATTCCAACCTTCTACTGTCCATCACCTGATGCAGTGATTGGGCCAGCCAAGGACCTGATCAGCCATGATCAACCAGCCATGTACAGGAACTTCACATATGCTGAATACTTTGAGAAATTCTGGAACAGAGGACTTGCAACTGAGTGCTGCTTAGACTTGTTCAAACCCAATTGA